A stretch of the Pseudomonas sp. ACM7 genome encodes the following:
- a CDS encoding choline ABC transporter substrate-binding protein: MKRLFTRCLSILCGTALLSTSVLASDDASCKAVRMGVVNWTDVIATSGMADVLLNGLGYESKQTSAVQQIIFAGIRDKRLDIYLGYWKPAMDKNIAPFLAANQVKVMDKPSLADAQATLAVPEYVAEAGLKTFADIAKFKDQLGGKIYGIEPGSGANTTIKTMIETNQFGLKDFKLIESGEAGMLAAVQRAVNRKEFVVFVGWTPHPMNINMKIAYLTGSEDVYGPNEGAATVSTVTAPDYAQRCPNVNRLLENLTFTAAQESQLMVPIMERKTPQDVARQWLRDHPEDLQRWLAGVSSFDGKDGVATVQTSLKL; this comes from the coding sequence ATGAAAAGACTGTTCACCCGCTGTCTCTCAATCCTCTGCGGCACTGCTCTGCTGAGCACCAGCGTTCTGGCCAGTGACGACGCTTCCTGCAAGGCCGTGCGCATGGGCGTGGTCAACTGGACCGACGTGATCGCCACCAGCGGCATGGCCGATGTGTTACTCAACGGCCTCGGTTACGAAAGCAAGCAAACCAGCGCCGTGCAGCAAATCATCTTCGCCGGCATCCGCGACAAGCGTCTGGACATCTACCTCGGTTACTGGAAACCGGCGATGGACAAAAACATCGCGCCGTTCCTGGCTGCCAATCAGGTGAAGGTCATGGACAAACCGAGCCTGGCCGACGCTCAGGCAACCCTCGCCGTACCTGAATATGTCGCCGAAGCGGGCCTGAAAACCTTCGCCGATATCGCCAAATTCAAGGATCAACTCGGCGGCAAGATCTACGGCATCGAGCCCGGCAGTGGCGCCAACACCACCATCAAAACCATGATCGAGACCAATCAATTTGGCTTGAAGGATTTCAAGCTGATCGAGTCGGGTGAGGCCGGCATGCTTGCCGCCGTTCAGCGGGCGGTGAATCGCAAGGAATTCGTAGTGTTCGTCGGCTGGACCCCGCACCCGATGAACATCAACATGAAGATCGCCTACCTGACCGGCAGCGAAGACGTTTACGGCCCGAACGAAGGCGCCGCCACCGTTTCCACCGTGACCGCCCCGGACTACGCCCAGCGCTGCCCGAATGTGAATCGCCTGCTGGAAAACCTGACCTTCACCGCGGCCCAGGAAAGCCAGTTGATGGTGCCGATCATGGAGCGTAAAACGCCGCAGGATGTTGCCAGACAATGGCTACGTGATCATCCCGAGGATCTTCAGCGCTGGCTTGCCGGTGTCAGCAGTTTTGATGGCAAGGATGGCGTGGCGACCGTTCAGACCAGTTTGAAACTTTGA
- the dtd gene encoding D-aminoacyl-tRNA deacylase produces MKGLLQRVRGARVEVAGEVVGAVDQGLLVLVAVEPEDTRASADKLLQKLLNYRVFSDAEGKMNLSLADVGGGLLLVSQFTLAADTKSGLRPSFSTAAPPALGEELFDYLLGKAKQVHGTVASGRFGADMQVHLVNDGPVTFLLQT; encoded by the coding sequence ATGAAGGGCCTGCTGCAACGCGTGCGTGGCGCGCGAGTCGAGGTAGCGGGGGAGGTGGTTGGCGCCGTCGATCAGGGTTTGCTGGTGTTGGTGGCGGTCGAGCCCGAGGATACTCGGGCCAGCGCCGACAAACTTCTGCAGAAACTGCTTAACTATCGTGTGTTCAGTGACGCCGAGGGCAAGATGAATCTGTCCTTGGCGGATGTAGGCGGTGGGTTGCTGCTGGTCTCACAGTTCACCCTGGCCGCCGATACCAAGAGCGGGTTGCGTCCGAGTTTTTCGACCGCTGCCCCTCCGGCCCTGGGCGAGGAGCTTTTCGACTATCTATTAGGTAAGGCGAAACAGGTGCATGGCACTGTGGCATCAGGTAGATTCGGCGCGGATATGCAGGTGCACCTGGTCAACGACGGCCCGGTAACCTTCCTGTTACAGACCTGA
- the hutI gene encoding imidazolonepropionase, producing MKTLWQHCHVATMAQGAYSIIEDAAIVTSGAHIEWIGPRAELPSGEYPAVNDLKGAWVTPGLIDCHTHTVFGGNRSGEFEQRLQGVSYAEIAAAGGGIASTVRATRAATEDELFASAAKRLKSLMRDGVTTVEMKSGYGLDLASERKILRVIRRLGAEFPVSVRSTCLAAHALPPEYVDRADDYIDHICAEMLPALAAEGLVDAVDAFCEYLAFSPAQVERVFIAAQQLGLPVKLHAEQLSSLHGSSLAARYHALSADHLEFMTEDDAIAMAKSGTVAVLLPGAFYFLRETQLPPMEALRKHGVKIAIATDLNPGTSPALSLRLMLNMACTCFRMTPEEALAGATIHAATALGMAETHGSLEVGKCADFVAWQIDRPADLSYWLGGDLEKRVVRHGVEVSI from the coding sequence ATGAAAACTCTCTGGCAACACTGCCACGTCGCAACCATGGCGCAAGGCGCCTACTCGATCATCGAGGATGCGGCCATCGTGACGTCAGGAGCGCACATTGAGTGGATCGGCCCACGCGCTGAACTGCCGTCGGGCGAGTACCCGGCAGTCAATGATCTTAAAGGGGCCTGGGTGACGCCGGGCCTGATCGACTGCCACACCCACACGGTGTTCGGCGGTAACCGCAGCGGTGAATTCGAGCAGCGTCTGCAAGGCGTCAGCTATGCAGAAATCGCAGCGGCCGGTGGTGGCATCGCCAGCACCGTGCGCGCCACTCGCGCGGCCACTGAAGATGAACTGTTCGCCAGCGCCGCCAAGCGTCTGAAGAGCCTGATGCGCGACGGCGTGACCACCGTCGAGATGAAATCCGGCTACGGCCTGGACCTGGCCAGCGAACGCAAGATCTTGCGGGTCATCCGCCGTCTCGGCGCCGAGTTCCCGGTCAGCGTGCGCAGCACCTGCCTGGCCGCTCACGCCTTGCCGCCGGAATACGTGGATCGTGCCGACGACTACATCGATCACATCTGCGCCGAGATGCTCCCGGCCCTGGCCGCCGAAGGGCTGGTGGATGCGGTGGACGCGTTCTGCGAGTACCTGGCGTTTTCGCCGGCGCAGGTCGAGCGGGTGTTCATCGCCGCACAACAACTTGGTCTGCCGGTGAAGCTGCACGCCGAACAGTTGTCGTCGTTGCATGGCTCGAGTCTGGCGGCGCGTTACCACGCACTGTCGGCCGATCACCTGGAATTCATGACCGAAGACGACGCCATCGCCATGGCCAAGTCCGGCACCGTCGCGGTGTTGCTGCCCGGCGCGTTCTACTTTCTGCGGGAAACCCAATTGCCGCCGATGGAAGCTTTGCGCAAACACGGCGTGAAAATCGCCATCGCTACCGACCTCAACCCAGGCACCTCACCGGCGCTGTCGTTGCGTTTGATGCTGAACATGGCGTGCACCTGTTTCCGCATGACCCCGGAAGAAGCCTTGGCTGGTGCAACGATTCATGCCGCCACGGCACTGGGCATGGCTGAAACCCACGGTTCGCTGGAAGTCGGCAAGTGTGCAGATTTCGTCGCCTGGCAAATCGATCGTCCGGCCGACCTCTCGTATTGGCTGGGCGGTGACCTGGAAAAACGCGTCGTGCGTCACGGCGTTGAAGTGAGCATTTAG
- a CDS encoding glucan biosynthesis protein G, giving the protein MIVSPCNAKLSAKRLRSALVAGSALLCLLSAGQLWAFNLDDVSVKAKELAGQKYEAARSNLPNEFREMKFADYQKIRFLTEKAEWADQKTPFKLSFYHQGMHFDTPVKINEITANTVEEIKYDPSRFDFGDVKFDPKATEQLGYAGFRVLYPINKADKQDEIMTMLGASYFRVVGKGHTYGLSARGMAIDTALPSGEEFPRFTEFWIQQPKPGDKHLVIFALLDSPRATGAYRLTLRPGSDTVVDVKAKMFLRDKVTKLGVAPLTSMFLFGANQPSKVLNYRRELHDSSGLSIHAGNGEWIWRPLNNPKHLAVSNFSIENPRGFGLLQRGRDFSHYEDLDDRYDKRPSAWIEPEGDWGKGSVDLVEIPTADETNDNIVAFWSPEKLPEPGQSLDVAYRMHWTIDEAALHAPDSAWVQQTLRSTGDVKQSNLIRQPDGSVAYLVDFEGPSLAALPETADVRSQVSVGENAELVENSVRYNPETKGWRLTLRMKIKDPGKPTEMRAALVENIVPADLAKTSVPASNSSVAKADKIAARQQEKLDREAKEAKETKQAETKQVGAMPAVDSKDKDNKDAKQPVAADAAPATPESAPTEEVLTETWSYQLPADE; this is encoded by the coding sequence GTGATTGTTAGTCCCTGTAATGCAAAATTGTCTGCCAAACGGTTACGAAGCGCTCTGGTAGCGGGCTCTGCACTGCTCTGCCTGCTCAGCGCCGGTCAGCTTTGGGCATTCAATCTGGATGATGTATCGGTCAAGGCAAAAGAGCTGGCCGGGCAGAAATACGAAGCTGCGCGCAGTAACCTGCCGAACGAGTTCCGCGAGATGAAATTTGCGGACTATCAAAAAATTCGCTTCCTGACCGAAAAAGCCGAGTGGGCCGATCAGAAAACCCCGTTCAAGCTGTCGTTCTATCACCAGGGTATGCATTTCGATACGCCGGTGAAAATCAACGAAATCACAGCTAACACCGTCGAAGAGATCAAATACGACCCAAGTCGTTTCGATTTCGGCGACGTGAAGTTCGATCCTAAAGCCACCGAACAACTGGGTTATGCCGGTTTCCGTGTGCTGTACCCGATCAACAAGGCTGACAAGCAAGACGAAATCATGACCATGCTCGGCGCGAGTTACTTCCGCGTTGTCGGCAAGGGTCACACCTATGGCTTGTCCGCTCGCGGCATGGCCATCGATACCGCGTTGCCGTCCGGCGAAGAATTCCCGCGTTTCACCGAGTTCTGGATTCAACAGCCGAAGCCGGGTGACAAGCACCTGGTGATCTTCGCCCTGCTGGATTCGCCACGCGCTACCGGTGCCTATCGCCTGACCCTGCGTCCGGGCAGCGACACCGTTGTCGACGTCAAGGCCAAGATGTTCCTGCGTGACAAGGTCACCAAGCTTGGCGTTGCGCCGCTGACCAGCATGTTCCTGTTCGGTGCCAATCAGCCGTCGAAAGTGCTGAACTACCGTCGCGAATTGCACGACTCCAGCGGCCTGTCGATCCATGCCGGCAATGGCGAATGGATCTGGCGCCCACTGAACAACCCGAAACACCTGGCGGTGAGCAACTTCTCGATCGAGAACCCGCGCGGTTTCGGCCTGCTGCAACGTGGCCGCGACTTCAGCCACTACGAAGACCTCGACGACCGCTACGACAAGCGCCCAAGTGCCTGGATCGAACCAGAAGGCGATTGGGGCAAGGGCTCCGTCGATCTGGTAGAGATTCCGACTGCGGACGAAACCAACGACAATATCGTTGCGTTCTGGAGTCCGGAAAAACTGCCTGAGCCTGGCCAGTCCCTGGATGTTGCTTACCGCATGCACTGGACCATCGACGAAGCTGCACTTCACGCACCGGACAGCGCCTGGGTTCAACAGACCCTGCGTTCTACGGGCGACGTTAAACAGTCCAACCTGATTCGTCAGCCGGACGGTAGCGTTGCTTATCTGGTGGACTTCGAAGGCCCGTCCCTTGCGGCATTGCCGGAAACTGCGGACGTTCGCAGTCAGGTCAGCGTTGGCGAGAATGCCGAGTTGGTCGAGAACAGCGTACGTTACAACCCTGAAACCAAGGGCTGGCGCCTGACGTTACGGATGAAGATCAAGGATCCGGGCAAGCCTACCGAGATGCGTGCTGCACTGGTCGAGAACATCGTGCCTGCCGACCTGGCCAAAACATCGGTACCCGCGTCCAATTCGTCCGTCGCCAAGGCCGACAAGATTGCCGCCCGGCAGCAGGAGAAGCTGGACAGGGAAGCCAAGGAAGCCAAGGAAACCAAGCAAGCTGAGACCAAGCAGGTTGGAGCCATGCCAGCCGTAGATTCCAAGGACAAGGACAACAAAGACGCCAAGCAGCCAGTCGCTGCCGACGCGGCCCCAGCCACACCGGAATCGGCACCGACTGAAGAAGTCCTGACCGAGACCTGGAGCTACCAGTTGCCTGCCGATGAGTAA
- a CDS encoding alpha/beta hydrolase: protein MSSYPLSEQMAAFVEKTVSFNSTDSSLGGLRQAYSDMCRAFTPSRPAGLYVVDFELAGVPVRSYQPPVSPPTSGCPCIVYLHGGGWVVGGLDSHDFICAELASTLGVLVIAVDYRLAPEYPFPAAFEDCLGVWRALRTGPFRLDPERTLVVGDSAGGNLAAALCLALRDAGEPLPAAQVLIYPGLGGDHRLPSRSECVDAPLLSSSDLDCYHALYLRGTGQPSAYAMPLLAEDFSGLPPALIAVAQFDPLRDDGMLYAERLNAAGVAATLYYGEGLVHGCLRARGQVAEVDALYETLLGYLSEKTG from the coding sequence ATGAGTTCCTATCCGTTATCCGAGCAAATGGCGGCTTTCGTCGAGAAAACCGTCAGCTTCAACAGCACCGACAGCAGTCTCGGTGGTTTGCGCCAGGCTTATAGCGACATGTGCCGGGCGTTCACTCCGTCACGTCCCGCCGGGCTGTATGTGGTCGATTTTGAATTGGCCGGCGTGCCGGTGCGGTCTTATCAGCCGCCGGTTTCGCCACCGACCAGCGGTTGTCCGTGCATCGTGTATCTGCACGGCGGTGGGTGGGTGGTGGGGGGGCTGGATTCCCACGACTTCATCTGCGCCGAACTGGCGTCGACGCTCGGCGTGCTGGTGATCGCCGTCGATTATCGGTTGGCACCGGAATATCCGTTTCCGGCGGCGTTCGAGGATTGTCTGGGTGTCTGGCGCGCACTACGGACCGGGCCATTCCGGCTCGATCCCGAGCGAACGCTGGTGGTCGGGGACAGCGCCGGTGGCAACCTTGCGGCGGCGTTGTGTCTGGCGTTGCGCGATGCGGGCGAGCCATTGCCGGCTGCGCAGGTGCTGATTTATCCGGGGCTGGGCGGTGATCACCGATTGCCGTCGCGCAGCGAATGCGTCGATGCTCCCTTGCTCAGCAGCAGCGACCTGGATTGTTATCACGCCCTGTACTTGCGCGGTACTGGGCAGCCAAGTGCCTATGCGATGCCGTTGCTCGCCGAGGATTTCAGTGGGTTGCCGCCGGCCTTGATCGCCGTGGCACAATTCGACCCGCTGCGCGATGACGGCATGCTCTACGCCGAGCGACTGAATGCAGCAGGCGTGGCAGCGACGCTTTATTACGGGGAGGGGTTGGTTCACGGCTGTTTGCGGGCTCGGGGGCAGGTCGCCGAGGTCGACGCACTCTATGAAACGCTGCTCGGCTATTTGTCTGAAAAAACAGGCTGA
- the hutG gene encoding N-formylglutamate deformylase, whose product MDKVLNFKQGRVPLLISMPHAGLRLTPTVEAGLIPDAKSLPDTDWHIPQLYEFAAELGASTLAAEYSRFVIDLNRPSDDKPLYAGATTGLYPATLFDGTPLFREGMEPSAAERATYLEQIWTPYHRTLQSELARLKAEFGYALLFDAHSIRSIIPHLFDGKLPDFNLGTFNGASCDPQLATQLEAICARHGEYSHVLNGRFKGGHITRHYGNPAKNIHAVQLELGQCTYMEEFEPFRYRPDLAAPTQVVLKELLQGLLTWAQKHYSA is encoded by the coding sequence GTGGATAAGGTTCTGAACTTCAAACAAGGTCGCGTGCCGCTGCTGATCAGCATGCCCCACGCCGGCCTGCGCCTGACCCCGACGGTCGAAGCCGGGTTGATCCCCGACGCGAAAAGCCTGCCCGACACTGACTGGCATATCCCGCAGCTATACGAATTTGCTGCCGAGCTGGGTGCCAGCACCTTGGCCGCCGAGTACTCGCGTTTTGTCATCGACCTGAATCGACCGTCTGACGACAAGCCTTTGTATGCCGGCGCGACCACCGGTCTGTACCCGGCGACGCTGTTCGACGGTACTCCGTTGTTCCGTGAGGGTATGGAGCCGTCGGCGGCGGAACGAGCGACTTACCTGGAGCAGATCTGGACGCCGTACCACCGCACTTTGCAGAGCGAGCTGGCGCGACTGAAGGCTGAGTTTGGCTACGCGCTGCTGTTCGATGCGCACTCGATCCGCTCGATCATCCCGCATCTGTTCGACGGCAAACTGCCGGACTTCAACCTTGGCACCTTCAACGGTGCCAGTTGCGATCCACAGTTGGCCACTCAGTTGGAAGCCATCTGCGCGCGCCACGGCGAGTACAGCCATGTGCTGAACGGTCGCTTCAAGGGCGGCCACATCACTCGCCATTACGGCAATCCGGCCAAGAACATCCATGCCGTGCAACTGGAGTTGGGCCAGTGCACCTACATGGAAGAGTTCGAGCCGTTCCGTTATCGCCCGGATCTGGCGGCGCCGACGCAGGTGGTGCTCAAGGAATTGCTGCAAGGGCTGCTGACCTGGGCCCAAAAGCACTACAGCGCATAA
- a CDS encoding amino acid permease, protein MQQPAKGLKRGLSARHIRFMALGSAIGTGLFYGSASAIQMAGPAVLLAYLIGGAAVFMVMRALGEMAVHNPVAGSFGHYASTYLGPMAGFILGWTYAFEMVIVGMADVTAFGIYMGFWFPEVARWIWVLGIVSVVGGLNLCNVKVFGEMEFWLSLLKVAAIVAMILGGFGIMLFGISTAPGAQATDISNLWSHGGFMPNGVGGLIASFAVVMFAFGGIEIIGVTAGEAKDPQHVLPRAINAVPLRILLFYVLTMFVLMSIFPWQQIGSQGSPFVQIFDNLGISSAATILNIVVISAAVSAINSDIFGAGRMMYGLAQQGHAPKGFARLSRNGVPWMTVVVMSVALLLGVLLNYLIPENVFLLIASIATFATVWVWLMILFTQVAMRRSMSAEQVAQLKFPVPFWPYAPMAAIAFMLFIFGVLGYFPDTQAALIVGVVWIVLLVLAYLTWVKPAAGKAVPVEREPSFSHR, encoded by the coding sequence ATGCAACAGCCAGCAAAAGGTTTGAAACGCGGGCTCTCTGCCCGACATATTCGCTTCATGGCACTGGGGTCGGCGATCGGCACCGGGCTGTTTTACGGTTCTGCCTCGGCCATTCAAATGGCCGGTCCTGCGGTCCTGCTCGCTTACCTGATCGGTGGTGCGGCGGTGTTCATGGTCATGCGCGCCCTCGGTGAGATGGCGGTGCACAACCCGGTGGCGGGCTCTTTCGGCCACTACGCCAGCACTTATCTTGGGCCGATGGCGGGCTTCATCCTCGGTTGGACCTACGCGTTTGAAATGGTCATCGTCGGCATGGCCGACGTCACCGCATTCGGTATTTACATGGGCTTCTGGTTTCCGGAAGTCGCCCGGTGGATCTGGGTACTGGGCATCGTTTCGGTGGTCGGCGGCTTGAACCTGTGCAACGTCAAAGTCTTCGGTGAAATGGAGTTCTGGCTGTCGCTGCTCAAGGTCGCGGCCATCGTCGCGATGATCCTCGGTGGCTTCGGCATCATGCTGTTCGGCATCAGCACGGCGCCCGGCGCCCAGGCGACCGACATCAGCAATCTCTGGAGCCATGGCGGCTTCATGCCCAATGGCGTGGGCGGCTTGATCGCTTCGTTCGCGGTGGTGATGTTTGCGTTTGGCGGCATTGAAATCATCGGCGTGACCGCCGGTGAAGCCAAAGACCCGCAACACGTGCTGCCCAGGGCGATCAATGCCGTACCGTTGCGTATCCTGCTGTTCTACGTACTGACGATGTTCGTACTGATGTCGATCTTTCCATGGCAGCAGATTGGCAGCCAAGGCAGTCCATTCGTGCAGATTTTCGACAACCTGGGGATCAGCTCGGCGGCGACCATTCTCAATATCGTGGTGATCTCGGCAGCGGTTTCGGCGATCAACAGTGACATCTTCGGCGCTGGCCGCATGATGTACGGTCTGGCCCAGCAAGGGCATGCGCCCAAAGGCTTCGCCCGCTTGTCGCGCAACGGTGTGCCATGGATGACCGTGGTGGTGATGAGCGTCGCGCTGCTGCTGGGCGTGCTGCTGAACTACCTGATTCCGGAAAACGTGTTCCTGTTGATCGCCTCTATCGCCACCTTTGCGACGGTGTGGGTCTGGTTGATGATTCTGTTCACCCAAGTGGCCATGCGTCGCTCCATGAGTGCCGAGCAGGTCGCCCAACTGAAATTCCCGGTACCGTTCTGGCCTTATGCGCCGATGGCGGCGATTGCCTTCATGCTGTTCATCTTTGGCGTGTTGGGCTATTTCCCGGACACCCAGGCGGCTCTGATCGTCGGCGTGGTCTGGATTGTATTGCTGGTGCTGGCCTACCTGACGTGGGTGAAACCGGCGGCAGGGAAGGCAGTACCGGTGGAGCGGGAACCTTCTTTTTCTCATCGATAA
- the pip gene encoding prolyl aminopeptidase — translation MQTLYPQIKPHARHDLAVDETHTLYVDESGSPEGLPVVFIHGGPGAGCDAQSRRFFDPNLYRIVTFDQRGCGRSTPHASLENNTTWDLVADLERIRQHLGIDKWVLFGGSWGSTLALAYAQTHPERVHGLILRGIFLCRPQEIEWFYQCGASRLFPDYWQDYIAPIPLDEREDLLSAFHKRLIGNDQIAQMHAAKAWSTWEGRTATLRPNPMVVDRFSEPQRALSIARIECHYFTNNAFLEPNQLIRDMGKIAHLPGVIVHGRYDVICPLDNAWELHQNWPNSELQVIRDAGHAASEPGITDALVRAADQMAHRLLDLAPEEA, via the coding sequence ATGCAGACTTTGTACCCGCAGATCAAACCCCACGCCCGGCACGATCTGGCCGTCGATGAAACCCACACGCTGTATGTCGACGAAAGCGGTTCGCCGGAAGGTTTGCCGGTGGTGTTCATCCACGGCGGCCCCGGCGCCGGGTGTGATGCCCAGAGTCGTCGGTTTTTCGATCCGAACCTGTATCGCATTGTGACCTTCGACCAGCGCGGTTGCGGTCGTTCCACGCCCCACGCCAGCCTGGAGAACAACACCACCTGGGATCTGGTCGCCGACCTTGAGCGAATTCGCCAGCACCTTGGCATCGATAAATGGGTGTTGTTCGGCGGTTCATGGGGATCGACCCTGGCACTTGCCTACGCGCAAACCCACCCGGAGCGTGTGCACGGTCTGATTCTGCGCGGGATTTTTCTCTGCCGTCCGCAGGAAATCGAGTGGTTCTACCAGTGTGGCGCCAGTCGTCTGTTCCCCGATTACTGGCAGGACTACATCGCGCCGATCCCGCTGGACGAGCGCGAAGACTTGCTCTCGGCTTTCCACAAACGCCTGATCGGCAACGATCAGATTGCCCAGATGCACGCGGCCAAGGCCTGGTCCACCTGGGAAGGCCGGACCGCCACCCTGCGCCCGAACCCGATGGTGGTCGATCGTTTCTCCGAGCCACAGCGCGCACTGTCGATTGCCCGCATCGAATGTCACTACTTCACCAACAATGCGTTCCTTGAGCCCAACCAGCTGATCCGCGACATGGGCAAGATCGCCCATTTGCCTGGCGTGATCGTCCACGGTCGCTACGACGTGATCTGCCCGCTGGATAACGCCTGGGAGCTGCATCAGAACTGGCCGAACAGTGAATTGCAGGTGATCCGTGACGCCGGCCATGCCGCCTCCGAACCTGGCATTACTGACGCACTGGTTCGCGCCGCCGATCAGATGGCCCATCGTCTGCTCGACCTGGCCCCTGAAGAAGCATGA